A section of the Leptospira noumeaensis genome encodes:
- a CDS encoding iron-containing alcohol dehydrogenase, with product MPVLPEWINFQFPPKIHFEIDCGYKLGSFVKNIGSRVVLITTQKELENAEELSIIKTSLEKHAEGVIIYDDIVDRVHFKDLDSCAHFLRISNADCVVAYGSFESVNAGKAASLLATNDLFAEELLVGKKQPKKKGLPLIVVPTKPLLGNECSPFFSIVDDKDKNRKYFAHEWAFPELIVSDPKIGAGMSSSETAKTGISILSAAVDSILSKYANEITSSTALRSIELISKNIVPAIREPRNLGPKNSIYAASLLAGIAQSTSSLGLCYALSLAVTTVTNLDIFQSMSILLPHVMEYNLTSSAGKYVMIARALDEDVTNISVIEAAIKAVEGIRKIYLELRIPQRLSEYEVKKIDLPGIATLAATYSFLDCLPRELPKNEIETILVAAF from the coding sequence ATGCCAGTTCTCCCCGAATGGATTAATTTTCAATTTCCTCCTAAAATTCACTTCGAAATCGATTGTGGATACAAACTTGGATCTTTTGTCAAAAACATTGGGTCCCGAGTGGTTCTTATCACCACACAAAAAGAACTAGAAAACGCCGAAGAACTTTCCATCATCAAAACCAGTCTCGAAAAACACGCAGAAGGTGTGATCATCTATGATGATATCGTTGACCGAGTTCATTTTAAAGATTTAGATTCCTGTGCTCACTTCCTTAGAATTTCCAATGCAGATTGTGTGGTGGCTTACGGTTCCTTTGAATCGGTAAACGCAGGTAAAGCGGCATCTCTTCTTGCTACCAATGATTTATTTGCAGAAGAATTGTTGGTTGGGAAAAAACAACCTAAGAAAAAAGGTCTTCCTTTAATCGTTGTTCCCACAAAACCCCTACTCGGAAATGAATGTTCTCCATTTTTTTCGATTGTGGATGATAAAGATAAAAATAGAAAATACTTTGCACATGAATGGGCTTTTCCTGAACTCATAGTTTCTGATCCAAAAATTGGGGCTGGTATGTCTAGTTCGGAAACTGCAAAAACTGGAATCTCCATTTTGTCCGCAGCTGTAGATAGTATCCTTTCTAAATATGCAAATGAGATTACTTCCTCCACTGCCCTACGTTCCATCGAACTTATCTCCAAAAACATTGTACCGGCAATTCGCGAACCAAGAAACCTAGGGCCAAAAAACTCCATTTATGCAGCAAGTCTCCTTGCAGGAATTGCACAATCCACAAGTAGCCTTGGACTTTGTTATGCATTGTCACTTGCAGTAACAACCGTTACGAATTTAGATATTTTTCAAAGTATGTCGATCCTTCTCCCACATGTTATGGAATACAACTTAACTTCTTCTGCTGGTAAGTATGTAATGATTGCAAGGGCTCTGGATGAAGACGTCACCAATATTTCGGTGATTGAAGCTGCGATCAAAGCGGTAGAAGGGATTCGTAAAATCTATTTAGAACTTAGGATTCCTCAAAGGTTGTCCGAATACGAAGTGAAAAAAATCGATCTTCCTGGGATTGCAACACTTGCGGCCACTTATTCATTTCTTGATTGTCTTCCTAGAGAACTTCCTAAAAATGAAATCGAAACCATCCTTGTGGCTGCGTTTTAG
- a CDS encoding flagellar motor switch protein FliG: MIYRQGNNYHFFLASPDSVARFQSTKKSFYPIPKKKIPDLPSVTSDPILFPQFLYELQYNRQSFASKPVFTPTYIGSTKVPKDTESKPKPGFFPLTIQIGGIRSTSSFLYRGKRDKFQSTKYLSLRDIINPELSEDLVREKIESLYFDPKSKTYLFRLVSILFSGTPKEEETIVSNLFRHEPEFAKFLNKQMFTVEMIPLIHGNFLQEILRDHDERYTKYILPSLSKPVMEVVRTSISKNKMKQILDGPSKKPPEGEDLISIIETELFKRFARNIYYEEGSIFTYRENGEEERKEEVPFTNTEKFNFFTDGHLVQFYGCTATKLFFKTCDWIDVLRFDFFLSRKEIETTEFHRLPPDLLIEIPYYATGIFLVGGGVTKERKPFEFSLLWFDY, from the coding sequence TTGATTTACAGACAAGGAAACAATTACCATTTCTTTTTAGCAAGCCCCGACTCTGTGGCTCGGTTCCAATCGACGAAAAAATCCTTCTACCCTATCCCAAAGAAGAAAATCCCAGATCTACCATCTGTCACTTCAGATCCAATTCTATTCCCACAGTTTTTATACGAGTTACAATACAACAGACAATCCTTTGCATCCAAACCTGTTTTTACACCGACTTATATTGGTAGTACGAAAGTTCCAAAAGATACCGAATCCAAACCAAAACCAGGATTTTTTCCTCTAACCATTCAGATTGGCGGAATCCGTAGCACCTCATCCTTTCTTTACCGGGGAAAACGTGACAAGTTCCAATCGACAAAGTATCTATCACTTAGAGACATCATAAACCCAGAACTTTCGGAAGACTTAGTGCGGGAAAAAATTGAGTCTTTGTATTTTGATCCCAAAAGTAAAACCTACCTATTTCGTTTGGTATCCATTCTTTTTTCTGGAACACCAAAAGAAGAAGAAACCATTGTTTCCAATTTATTTCGCCATGAACCAGAATTTGCCAAATTCTTAAACAAACAAATGTTTACCGTAGAAATGATCCCACTCATTCATGGAAATTTTTTACAAGAGATTCTTCGTGACCACGATGAGAGGTATACCAAATACATCCTTCCCAGTCTTTCCAAACCTGTCATGGAAGTCGTTCGAACGTCTATCTCTAAAAACAAAATGAAACAAATTTTAGATGGGCCATCAAAAAAACCTCCAGAGGGTGAAGATTTGATTTCCATTATAGAAACAGAACTCTTCAAACGTTTTGCGAGAAATATTTATTATGAAGAAGGGAGTATCTTTACCTACCGGGAAAATGGTGAAGAGGAACGAAAAGAAGAAGTTCCTTTTACAAATACTGAAAAATTCAATTTTTTTACCGATGGCCACTTGGTTCAGTTTTATGGATGTACTGCCACCAAATTATTTTTCAAAACCTGTGATTGGATCGATGTTTTGCGATTTGATTTCTTTTTATCGAGAAAAGAAATAGAAACAACCGAATTCCATCGGTTGCCACCGGATTTACTCATTGAAATTCCCTACTATGCAACAGGAATTTTTCTTGTTGGTGGCGGGGTAACCAAAGAGAGAAAACCATTTGAATTTTCTCTTCTTTGGTTTGATTATTAA
- the glpK gene encoding glycerol kinase GlpK: protein MAKKSYIIGIDAGTTGIRTFCFNDKGKVISSAYQEFKQYYPKPGWVEHDPEEIWAKTQKLIGTAIKNGNLNPKDAVAIGITNQRETSVVWDKKTGKPVYNAIVWQCRRTSDICKELKKQSLDSNFRNKTGLVLDAYFSGTKIQWILDNVKGARAKAEKGDLLFGTIDTWLLYKLTGHKEHKTDHTNASRTLLFNIQTKEWDEELCEILRVPMSMLPKAFNSKNLFGFTSNVKSLPDGIPISSLVGDQQGALFGQLCTEPGEAKNTYGTGCFLLFNVGDEFRISNQGLITTLALGPEGKTVYCLEGSVFIGGAVVQFLRDNLEFFKYSKDSEKLVKAIKTKDDLVFVPAFAGLGAPHWDQEARGAIFGLSRDTSPAQITRAALKAIALQSYELANAMEKETGKPLKFLRVDGGATSNAWLMQFQADILGTKVIRPQNVDTTVLGAAYLAGLERGFFKSVASLRKEETKTTQFLPKMKESERNEEIDKWNWAISRVKTGN from the coding sequence ATGGCAAAAAAAAGTTATATTATCGGGATAGATGCAGGTACAACAGGGATTAGAACATTTTGTTTTAATGATAAAGGAAAGGTAATTTCTTCCGCATACCAAGAATTCAAACAATACTATCCAAAACCAGGTTGGGTAGAACATGATCCAGAAGAGATCTGGGCCAAAACTCAAAAACTCATTGGAACCGCCATAAAAAATGGAAATCTAAATCCCAAAGATGCTGTTGCTATTGGGATCACAAACCAAAGAGAAACTTCTGTGGTTTGGGATAAAAAGACCGGCAAACCCGTGTATAACGCCATTGTTTGGCAATGTAGAAGAACCTCTGATATTTGTAAGGAATTAAAAAAACAAAGTCTAGATTCTAACTTTCGAAATAAAACAGGTCTTGTTTTGGATGCGTATTTTTCGGGAACCAAAATCCAATGGATCTTAGATAACGTAAAAGGGGCTCGTGCCAAAGCAGAAAAAGGTGATTTGTTATTTGGAACCATTGACACTTGGTTATTATACAAACTTACAGGTCATAAAGAACACAAAACCGATCATACCAATGCCTCAAGAACCCTTCTTTTTAATATCCAAACCAAAGAATGGGATGAGGAACTTTGTGAAATTTTAAGAGTTCCAATGTCTATGCTTCCGAAAGCGTTCAATTCAAAAAATCTATTTGGATTCACTTCGAATGTAAAATCTCTTCCCGATGGCATTCCTATATCGTCACTCGTAGGTGACCAACAAGGAGCTCTTTTTGGACAACTTTGTACGGAACCTGGAGAAGCCAAAAACACATATGGAACTGGATGTTTTTTACTCTTCAATGTAGGAGATGAATTTAGAATTTCCAACCAAGGTCTCATCACAACCCTTGCACTTGGTCCTGAAGGGAAAACAGTCTATTGTTTGGAAGGATCTGTATTTATTGGTGGAGCGGTCGTGCAGTTCCTTCGAGATAATTTAGAATTTTTTAAATACTCGAAAGATTCTGAAAAATTGGTGAAGGCCATTAAAACTAAAGATGATTTGGTTTTTGTTCCTGCCTTTGCTGGCCTTGGAGCTCCTCATTGGGACCAAGAGGCACGTGGTGCTATCTTTGGTCTTTCGCGTGACACAAGTCCCGCACAGATCACAAGAGCCGCACTCAAAGCCATTGCTTTACAATCCTATGAACTTGCCAATGCCATGGAAAAAGAAACAGGAAAACCATTGAAGTTTTTACGTGTGGATGGGGGAGCCACTTCCAATGCTTGGCTTATGCAGTTCCAAGCAGACATTCTAGGAACCAAAGTCATCCGACCACAAAATGTTGATACAACTGTACTTGGTGCCGCATACCTGGCAGGACTCGAACGTGGATTTTTTAAATCTGTGGCAAGCCTTAGAAAAGAAGAAACCAAAACGACCCAATTTTTGCCTAAGATGAAAGAATCGGAACGAAACGAAGAAATTGATAAATGGAACTGGGCGATTTCACGAGTGAAAACAGGAAATTAG
- a CDS encoding MBL fold metallo-hydrolase, with amino-acid sequence MKIKFWGVRGSIGSPIRPENVKHKIEKILSLASPTDIQNEQSIHSFLNSLSFSSSSTYGGNTTCVEIRDKDGNLIIIDGGTGLRELGNQMMGSDFGKGTGHAYWILTHTHWDHIQGIPFFVPLFLPGNHFEFISCMNDIEKRLEHQFVFTHFPVSFDHYAANKTFQYLEEGETISLGPNIQAFSKAVRHPGGSFSYRFMEDGKAIIFASDAEFNLEEMENIDTYIDYFRDADVLVFDTQYTFEESLQKIDWGHSSASIATDIALRAKVKKLVMFHHDPSYDDEKLDLVYLRALKYKEMFDPHGKLEIIMAYEGLEIEV; translated from the coding sequence ATGAAAATCAAGTTTTGGGGTGTTCGCGGATCCATAGGTTCACCCATTCGGCCTGAAAACGTAAAACATAAAATAGAAAAAATTCTCTCTTTGGCAAGTCCTACGGACATTCAAAACGAACAAAGTATTCATAGTTTTCTTAATTCTTTAAGTTTTTCTTCTTCATCAACTTACGGTGGTAATACGACCTGTGTAGAAATCCGTGACAAAGATGGAAATTTAATTATCATTGATGGGGGAACCGGGCTTAGGGAATTAGGAAACCAAATGATGGGTTCGGATTTTGGAAAAGGAACTGGCCATGCTTATTGGATTTTAACTCATACACACTGGGATCATATCCAAGGGATTCCATTTTTTGTTCCGCTTTTTTTACCAGGGAACCATTTTGAATTTATCTCTTGTATGAACGATATAGAAAAAAGATTGGAACACCAGTTTGTATTTACACATTTTCCTGTATCTTTCGATCATTATGCAGCCAATAAAACCTTTCAATATTTAGAAGAAGGGGAGACAATATCTCTTGGCCCAAACATTCAGGCCTTTAGTAAAGCGGTGCGTCATCCGGGTGGGAGTTTTTCTTACCGGTTTATGGAAGATGGAAAGGCAATTATTTTTGCATCGGATGCGGAATTCAATTTAGAAGAAATGGAAAACATAGACACCTATATTGATTACTTCCGAGATGCTGATGTTTTGGTTTTCGATACACAATATACTTTTGAAGAGTCACTTCAGAAAATTGATTGGGGGCATAGTTCTGCTTCCATTGCCACAGACATTGCCCTTCGTGCTAAGGTCAAAAAATTAGTGATGTTTCATCATGACCCTTCTTATGATGATGAAAAATTAGACTTGGTGTATTTACGCGCACTCAAATACAAAGAGATGTTTGATCCACATGGCAAATTAGAAATCATTATGGCTTATGAAGGTTTGGAAATAGAGGTTTAA
- a CDS encoding STAS domain-containing protein, with protein MFQYEIKRENEKALVLLEGSLSLRDTPKLKADIKTLIDNPEIQELVFDFKNLSYLDSSGIGILLHSYSWTKEKNKLVRIIHLSDEVRTIFTVANLLDIFQLKEKT; from the coding sequence ATGTTTCAGTATGAAATCAAACGCGAAAATGAAAAGGCCCTTGTCCTTCTAGAAGGATCCTTGTCCCTTCGCGACACTCCCAAACTGAAAGCAGATATCAAAACCTTAATCGATAACCCAGAAATTCAGGAACTGGTTTTCGATTTTAAAAATTTGAGTTACCTAGACTCTTCGGGGATTGGAATCCTTCTCCACAGTTACAGTTGGACCAAAGAAAAAAACAAACTAGTCCGTATCATCCATCTTTCCGATGAAGTACGAACTATATTTACTGTTGCCAACCTACTAGATATTTTCCAACTAAAAGAAAAAACCTAA
- a CDS encoding CDP-alcohol phosphatidyltransferase family protein encodes MKLKLTWIPNTLTLGNLTLGFVSMLLVAETNPSQSNSHELYTLAGVFIILAALFDGFDGMAARALNCTSELGADLDSLADLTTFGIAPGFLSYKMFFYDIKLDIFDKPDYFPLGMFIAALYPICAAYRLARFNVAHDPKSFNGLPSPVAGVVIGIFPLVFSVSQVPVWTAVLFFVITALLMVSTLRYSKPQVAIRGLFSWKKLGISIIGLGLLLLAIGFYRWPYVMYGAVGFYVFSGIVSFLIQTIQDYRV; translated from the coding sequence ATGAAACTAAAATTAACTTGGATTCCGAATACTCTCACTTTAGGGAACTTAACTTTAGGATTTGTTTCGATGCTCCTCGTAGCAGAAACAAACCCTTCCCAATCCAACTCCCATGAACTTTACACATTGGCAGGAGTGTTTATCATCTTAGCCGCGTTATTCGACGGTTTTGATGGGATGGCTGCTCGTGCCCTCAACTGCACAAGTGAACTTGGTGCGGACTTAGACAGTCTTGCTGACCTGACCACCTTTGGGATTGCACCAGGTTTTTTATCGTACAAAATGTTCTTTTATGATATCAAACTGGATATCTTTGACAAACCTGATTATTTTCCTTTGGGTATGTTCATTGCAGCTCTTTATCCGATTTGTGCAGCTTACCGGTTGGCACGTTTTAACGTAGCACACGATCCAAAATCTTTTAATGGTCTTCCCTCTCCCGTCGCTGGAGTTGTGATTGGAATTTTCCCTCTTGTGTTTTCCGTATCACAAGTTCCTGTCTGGACTGCGGTTCTCTTTTTTGTGATAACGGCATTACTCATGGTTTCGACTCTCCGTTATAGCAAACCACAAGTAGCCATCCGAGGGCTTTTCTCCTGGAAAAAATTAGGGATCAGTATCATTGGGCTTGGACTTTTGTTACTCGCCATTGGATTTTACAGATGGCCTTACGTGATGTATGGTGCTGTGGGATTTTATGTATTTTCCGGAATTGTTTCCTTTCTCATCCAAACCATTCAGGACTACCGGGTTTAG
- the tsaD gene encoding tRNA (adenosine(37)-N6)-threonylcarbamoyltransferase complex transferase subunit TsaD: MTYGLGIESSCDETSIAIVRDGKDLLSLKIYSQIDSHSPYRGVVPEIASRAHLEKINSILAEAMDESGIEFSDLDYVAVTSYPGLVGSLMIGAQLARSISLVFGIPIVAVNHLEAHLAVIGLERELPPFPWLGLLLSGGNSSIYLYKGFGDLQILADTRDDSLGEAFDKVSAVLKLPYPGGPYLEAKANVYNPAKAGPNPFPKLLKEDGEDLIRFSYSGLKTAVLYYLKANAENPPLEKISYFFQKTAFELVTRNVRKAIAQTGIRTVVAAGGVLANETLRKQLEKEKERSRFDLFYPGKKIYCTDNGAMVACLGYHLWKQKSFVGLDFKVSPKRNFEQII, from the coding sequence ATGACCTACGGGTTAGGAATCGAATCCAGTTGTGATGAAACTTCCATTGCCATCGTTCGCGATGGAAAGGATCTCCTTTCTTTAAAAATCTATAGCCAAATCGATTCCCATTCTCCGTATCGGGGAGTGGTTCCAGAAATTGCTTCTCGGGCGCATTTAGAAAAAATCAATTCTATACTTGCAGAAGCGATGGATGAGTCTGGGATCGAATTTTCTGATTTAGACTACGTTGCAGTTACCAGCTATCCTGGGTTAGTTGGTTCTCTGATGATAGGAGCTCAACTTGCCCGTAGTATTTCACTTGTGTTTGGGATTCCCATTGTTGCCGTCAACCATTTGGAAGCACATCTGGCTGTGATTGGTTTGGAAAGAGAACTTCCACCTTTTCCTTGGCTTGGTCTCCTTCTTTCCGGAGGAAATTCGTCCATTTATCTTTACAAAGGGTTTGGTGATTTGCAAATCCTTGCCGATACAAGGGACGATTCTTTAGGGGAAGCCTTTGATAAGGTCAGTGCAGTTCTAAAACTTCCCTATCCCGGTGGTCCCTATTTAGAGGCCAAAGCAAATGTTTATAATCCAGCCAAGGCAGGACCGAATCCCTTTCCAAAACTCTTAAAAGAAGACGGGGAGGATCTCATTCGGTTTTCCTATAGTGGTCTCAAAACGGCAGTTCTCTATTATTTAAAAGCAAATGCAGAAAATCCACCTCTGGAAAAGATCTCTTACTTCTTTCAAAAAACTGCCTTTGAACTCGTCACTCGGAATGTCCGGAAGGCCATAGCCCAAACCGGAATTCGAACGGTGGTGGCGGCAGGTGGAGTTCTCGCTAATGAAACCCTTCGGAAGCAACTGGAAAAAGAAAAGGAAAGGTCTCGGTTCGATCTATTTTATCCTGGCAAAAAAATTTACTGCACAGATAACGGAGCGATGGTGGCATGTCTTGGATACCATCTTTGGAAACAAAAATCTTTTGTGGGGCTCGACTTTAAGGTTAGCCCTAAACGAAACTTTGAACAAATAATATGA
- a CDS encoding S41 family peptidase: MKISERLVWGSITACLVALVFFISSEKVKAISTDGEKYLQILHEVVSYIENDYVDPQEEKKIYTGAILGALQSLGDPHTRFLDTDEFGELQNETKGSFGGIGVEISFQENAFIIVAPIEGTPAWKAGLQPQDKIIEINGRSTKAVSLSESIGMMRGEVGSSISMKIERKGIKDPFTVNLVRELIQIRYVRSHYLQETETGYIKLVQFMGKETTAKEFSSAVNAMKEAGAKKLVIDLRMNPGGLLDLAIDLADLFLPPEADIVSVKGRGGVLVKSYKADKKEKKFLDIPVAILVNGGSASASEILAGALKDNKRAIVVGTQSFGKGSVQSIFPLSGGTGVAITIQKYYTPSGVSIHGKGITPDYIVNPIAASEDEKYALEKLYKKNLVRPFLESHADYNEAAITDFTALLKKENINISDSVTRVFLFNEMRAGSSNSKPRLDLDTQLAEAIRILK, encoded by the coding sequence ATTAAAATCTCTGAACGATTGGTTTGGGGTAGTATAACAGCCTGTTTGGTGGCTCTGGTTTTTTTTATTAGTTCAGAAAAAGTAAAAGCGATTTCCACTGATGGGGAAAAATACTTACAAATTTTACATGAAGTCGTTTCTTATATTGAAAACGACTATGTAGACCCACAAGAAGAAAAAAAAATCTATACTGGTGCCATTCTTGGCGCCTTGCAAAGTTTAGGTGATCCTCACACTAGATTTTTAGATACGGATGAATTTGGTGAATTACAAAATGAAACCAAAGGAAGTTTCGGCGGGATTGGTGTAGAAATCAGTTTCCAAGAAAATGCATTTATCATTGTAGCTCCCATCGAAGGGACACCGGCATGGAAAGCTGGTCTCCAACCCCAAGATAAAATTATAGAAATCAACGGCAGAAGTACAAAGGCAGTTTCTTTATCTGAGTCAATTGGAATGATGCGGGGAGAAGTTGGTTCCTCCATTTCTATGAAAATTGAAAGAAAAGGAATCAAAGATCCTTTTACTGTGAATTTGGTCAGAGAACTCATTCAAATCAGATATGTCAGGTCTCATTACCTGCAAGAAACGGAAACAGGTTATATCAAACTTGTTCAGTTTATGGGAAAAGAAACCACTGCAAAAGAATTTTCCTCGGCAGTGAATGCCATGAAAGAAGCGGGTGCAAAAAAACTCGTGATTGATTTACGGATGAATCCCGGTGGACTTTTAGATTTAGCCATTGACCTTGCTGATTTGTTTTTACCTCCGGAAGCGGACATTGTGTCCGTAAAAGGCCGTGGTGGAGTTCTTGTAAAAAGTTATAAAGCCGACAAAAAGGAAAAAAAGTTTTTAGATATCCCTGTTGCCATTTTGGTAAACGGAGGGTCGGCCAGTGCTTCTGAAATTTTAGCAGGTGCTTTAAAGGATAACAAACGTGCTATCGTTGTGGGAACACAGAGTTTCGGGAAAGGAAGTGTACAATCTATTTTTCCTCTTTCTGGAGGTACAGGAGTTGCTATCACCATCCAAAAATACTACACTCCTTCTGGCGTTTCCATCCATGGAAAAGGGATCACTCCTGATTATATTGTAAATCCCATTGCAGCAAGTGAAGATGAAAAATATGCTTTGGAAAAACTTTATAAAAAGAATTTGGTGCGGCCATTTTTAGAATCACATGCAGATTATAATGAAGCAGCCATTACAGATTTTACGGCCCTTCTAAAAAAAGAAAATATAAACATTTCGGATTCTGTCACACGGGTATTTTTATTCAATGAAATGAGAGCAGGTTCATCTAATTCCAAACCAAGATTGGATTTGGATACGCAACTTGCAGAAGCCATTCGTATTTTGAAATAA
- a CDS encoding LA_1448 family UV-C exposure upregulated protein, whose product MSKHLFFIPLFFILSVFLSCTPKKQEINAYDLKRVLERFAQNRIQTGIMADTKRPTPTDSALFEEACDVYRLSVPEAKEMLKKENKALYESIYGNE is encoded by the coding sequence ATGTCGAAACATCTCTTCTTTATTCCCTTATTTTTTATCCTCTCCGTTTTCCTCTCTTGCACTCCCAAAAAACAGGAAATTAATGCCTACGACCTCAAACGAGTTTTGGAAAGGTTTGCACAAAACAGGATCCAAACGGGGATCATGGCAGATACCAAAAGGCCAACTCCAACGGACAGTGCCCTTTTTGAAGAGGCTTGTGATGTTTACCGGTTGTCGGTGCCTGAAGCCAAAGAAATGTTAAAAAAAGAAAACAAAGCCCTTTACGAGTCAATTTATGGAAATGAATAG
- the lexA gene encoding transcriptional repressor LexA — MKDLTEKQESVLQYITDTVREKGFPPTIREMGDQFGITAKGAYDHLKAIEKKGYIRTSKNQSRAIELLKGNADEALLVRASGIPLLGQVAAGSPILAEENIEEYIAVPDGMAAKPGTFALRVKGDSMVEAGISDGDIAIIQKKDTARNGEIVVAMIENEATLKVFYKETDMIRLEPRNAKLKPIRTKKATIIGKLIGLYRIY; from the coding sequence ATGAAAGACCTCACGGAAAAACAAGAATCTGTCCTGCAATACATAACGGACACAGTGCGCGAGAAGGGGTTTCCACCCACCATCCGTGAAATGGGAGACCAATTTGGAATCACTGCCAAAGGTGCTTACGACCACCTTAAGGCCATTGAAAAAAAAGGGTACATCCGCACTTCAAAAAACCAAAGCCGGGCCATCGAACTTTTAAAAGGAAATGCAGATGAGGCACTCCTCGTCCGCGCTTCAGGAATTCCTCTCCTCGGCCAAGTGGCTGCCGGTTCTCCCATTCTAGCAGAAGAAAATATCGAAGAATACATTGCTGTTCCGGATGGAATGGCCGCCAAACCAGGAACCTTTGCCCTTCGTGTGAAAGGTGATTCTATGGTGGAAGCAGGGATTAGCGATGGCGACATTGCCATCATCCAAAAAAAAGATACAGCTAGGAACGGAGAAATTGTTGTGGCTATGATCGAAAACGAAGCCACTCTCAAGGTCTTTTACAAAGAGACAGATATGATCCGCCTTGAACCAAGAAATGCAAAATTAAAACCCATCCGCACCAAAAAGGCTACGATAATCGGAAAACTAATCGGACTCTACCGCATTTACTGA
- a CDS encoding efflux RND transporter periplasmic adaptor subunit, translating into MKTEFNFKSIRSLSILVLVGSLAYFGYTKFFGAGKKTEALTDDKSKFVISQEIQKNHPFSLVYLEEKALEEELQLPGTVSYDMNSVAKVGSRVSGRIVQVFVKEGEHVKKSTALASIQSVELGTTEANYLKARARLEALKVQADRAKDLYERKVTSAKEYEMSLMDYKSVKAEMETSRNALENLGLNEVEIANLEAGKYNSKNLYIRTPISGTVTEREAIIGQAVNARDNLFTVADLSVLWINLEVYEKDLASIRVGNEAKVIPIGSKDDSLKAVVSHVGDVIDPIKKTAEIRLEVRNSKGRLRPGQSVTATVVGAMVESSVNKAKVIPADCIHKIEGENFIFVRNTDGSFSAKKVGVGKTYDHWVEITTGVESGEAIVEEGSFVLKSEYLKL; encoded by the coding sequence ATGAAAACAGAATTCAATTTTAAGAGTATTAGATCTTTAAGTATCCTCGTTCTTGTGGGAAGTTTAGCATACTTTGGTTATACAAAGTTTTTTGGGGCTGGTAAAAAAACAGAAGCACTAACTGATGATAAATCTAAATTTGTGATCTCTCAAGAAATCCAAAAGAACCATCCATTTTCCCTAGTATATTTGGAAGAAAAGGCTCTGGAAGAAGAACTTCAACTCCCAGGCACTGTATCTTATGATATGAACAGTGTGGCCAAAGTTGGTTCTCGTGTGAGTGGACGAATTGTTCAAGTTTTCGTGAAGGAAGGGGAACATGTCAAAAAAAGTACAGCCCTTGCTTCCATCCAATCGGTAGAACTAGGAACAACAGAAGCCAATTACTTAAAAGCAAGAGCAAGACTAGAAGCATTAAAAGTCCAGGCTGATAGAGCAAAAGATCTTTATGAAAGAAAAGTAACCTCTGCGAAAGAGTACGAAATGTCCCTTATGGATTATAAATCAGTAAAGGCAGAGATGGAAACATCTCGAAATGCCTTAGAAAATCTTGGACTGAATGAAGTAGAAATTGCAAACTTAGAAGCAGGAAAATACAATTCCAAGAACTTATACATCCGAACACCAATTTCTGGGACCGTCACTGAAAGAGAAGCCATCATTGGTCAAGCTGTGAATGCACGTGATAATCTTTTTACCGTAGCTGATTTGAGTGTATTGTGGATCAACTTAGAAGTTTATGAAAAGGACTTAGCTTCCATTCGAGTGGGAAACGAAGCGAAGGTAATTCCCATTGGATCTAAAGATGATTCATTAAAAGCTGTGGTTTCTCATGTCGGAGATGTGATTGATCCCATTAAAAAAACAGCAGAGATTCGTTTGGAAGTTCGAAACTCAAAAGGCAGACTTCGTCCCGGACAAAGTGTGACAGCAACTGTTGTAGGTGCGATGGTAGAATCATCGGTAAACAAAGCGAAGGTGATCCCAGCTGATTGTATTCATAAAATTGAAGGTGAAAATTTTATCTTTGTTCGAAACACTGATGGATCCTTTTCTGCAAAAAAAGTGGGAGTGGGAAAAACTTATGATCACTGGGTGGAAATCACTACGGGTGTAGAATCTGGAGAAGCCATTGTAGAAGAAGGAAGTTTTGTTTTAAAAAGTGAGTATTTAAAATTATAA